In Deltaproteobacteria bacterium, a genomic segment contains:
- a CDS encoding type IV pilus twitching motility protein PilT, which produces MAEIDRLLKYLKENKGSDLHLAAGRTPRVRIHGELADVAGWSPVENGKLREMLREVCADYCWNEYEETHDADFAYGLDGVARFRANYFVQQTGVGAVFRIIPEKILTVDDLKVPPAIRKLAELRQGLVVVTGPTGSGKSTTLAAIIDKINRENSRHIVTIEDPVEFVHQNQQSVLSHREIGYHTKGFAPALRAAVRQDADVVLVGEMRDRETISLAITAAEMGMLVFGTLHTNSAAKTIDRIIDAFPASEQPQVRLSLSESLAAVVAQLLLPTADGKGRMAVHEILLRTQGLPNLIREGNIQMLASVIQGGKSEGMQAMDDVLFQLASENKIAGKDAYMKANDKGRFERFAPAD; this is translated from the coding sequence GTGGCCGAGATCGATCGCCTGCTGAAGTACCTGAAAGAGAACAAGGGCTCGGACCTGCACCTCGCCGCGGGCCGCACGCCGCGCGTGCGCATTCACGGCGAGCTCGCCGACGTTGCCGGCTGGAGCCCCGTCGAGAACGGGAAGCTGCGCGAGATGCTGCGCGAGGTGTGCGCGGACTATTGCTGGAACGAGTACGAGGAGACGCATGACGCGGACTTCGCGTACGGCCTCGACGGCGTCGCGCGCTTCCGCGCGAACTACTTCGTGCAGCAGACCGGCGTGGGCGCGGTGTTCCGAATCATTCCCGAGAAGATCCTCACGGTGGACGACCTGAAGGTTCCGCCCGCGATCCGGAAGCTGGCGGAGTTGCGCCAAGGCCTCGTCGTCGTCACGGGCCCGACCGGCTCCGGTAAGTCGACGACGCTCGCGGCGATCATCGACAAGATCAATCGCGAGAACTCGCGCCACATCGTCACGATCGAAGATCCCGTCGAGTTCGTGCACCAGAACCAGCAGTCGGTGCTCTCGCACCGCGAAATCGGGTACCACACGAAGGGCTTCGCCCCTGCGCTGCGCGCCGCCGTGCGCCAAGACGCCGACGTCGTGCTCGTGGGCGAAATGCGCGATCGCGAGACGATCTCGCTCGCGATCACCGCGGCCGAGATGGGCATGCTCGTGTTCGGCACGCTGCACACGAACAGCGCGGCGAAGACGATCGATCGCATCATCGACGCGTTCCCCGCGAGCGAGCAGCCGCAGGTGCGCCTCAGCCTCAGCGAGTCGCTCGCCGCCGTCGTCGCGCAGTTGTTATTGCCGACTGCCGACGGCAAGGGCCGCATGGCCGTGCACGAGATTCTGCTGCGGACGCAGGGCCTCCCGAACTTGATCCGCGAGGGCAACATCCAGATGCTCGCGTCGGTGATTCAGGGCGGGAAGAGCGAGGGCATGCAGGCGATGGACGACGTGCTCTTCCAGCTCGCGAGCGAGAACAAGATCGCGGGCAAGGACGCTTACATGAAGGCGAATGATAAGGGGCGGTTTGAGCGGTTTGCGCCGGCGGACTGA